One window of Flavobacteriales bacterium genomic DNA carries:
- a CDS encoding gliding motility-associated C-terminal domain-containing protein codes for MRYRSNIKNVAIAWFSALAFAGWVQAQDCEFSLGPDTTLCDGQNILLHGPSGALSIVWQNGFVSQNISAVTSGIYWCTATFPQAGGNIVVNGDFSQGDVDFTTAFQHGTPGGPYGLLSDEGTYAVTTDPSLVHNNFASCADHTGGGQMLVVNGSAQPNANIWCQTITVIPDTYYAFSAWLMSVTPDNPAEMDFLVNGNSLGTPLLASNTLCEWNEFYAVWNSGNNTSANICIINQQLATSGNDFALDDITFSPLCSYTDSIEVTVLPQAPVVDLGEDGALCPGTTTQVQAQLVPPEWPYSDLTYSWSTGELSTGITVPGPGTYTATVEGRCVNATASVTYTLDTCETDLTMPNVFSPNGDGVNDSFGPIFTGEPADFSMVIRNRWGQEVFTSSKASIRWNGRAEGGVLPSGTYFWTIQYGNRSNDGSLSQEKENGTVTLLGGH; via the coding sequence ATGCGATATCGATCGAACATCAAGAATGTGGCCATTGCCTGGTTTTCAGCACTGGCTTTTGCGGGATGGGTCCAAGCCCAGGACTGCGAGTTCAGCCTCGGACCGGACACCACGCTCTGCGACGGTCAGAACATCCTCCTGCACGGACCTTCTGGCGCCCTCTCCATCGTTTGGCAGAACGGCTTTGTCTCCCAGAACATCAGCGCAGTTACCTCGGGCATTTATTGGTGTACGGCAACCTTTCCGCAAGCGGGCGGCAACATTGTGGTGAACGGCGATTTTTCCCAAGGCGACGTCGATTTCACCACGGCCTTTCAACATGGTACGCCCGGCGGCCCGTACGGCCTGCTTTCTGATGAAGGGACCTATGCCGTTACTACGGACCCGTCATTGGTCCACAATAATTTCGCGAGCTGCGCGGACCATACCGGTGGCGGACAGATGCTTGTGGTGAACGGGTCCGCTCAGCCAAATGCGAACATCTGGTGCCAGACCATCACGGTCATACCGGACACCTACTACGCCTTCTCCGCATGGCTGATGTCCGTTACCCCGGACAATCCTGCGGAAATGGATTTTCTGGTGAACGGCAACAGCTTGGGCACGCCATTGCTGGCTTCCAATACCCTATGTGAATGGAACGAATTCTACGCGGTGTGGAATTCAGGCAACAATACCTCGGCCAACATCTGCATTATCAACCAGCAATTGGCCACGAGCGGGAATGATTTCGCATTGGACGACATCACTTTTTCGCCCTTGTGCTCCTACACGGATTCCATCGAGGTGACCGTGCTCCCACAGGCCCCGGTCGTCGACCTTGGCGAAGATGGCGCATTGTGCCCGGGCACCACCACGCAGGTGCAGGCCCAACTGGTGCCTCCCGAATGGCCATACTCGGATCTGACATACTCTTGGAGCACCGGCGAGCTTTCAACGGGGATCACCGTCCCTGGGCCAGGCACTTACACCGCGACCGTGGAAGGCCGCTGTGTGAATGCCACGGCCTCCGTCACCTATACCTTGGACACCTGTGAGACGGACCTCACCATGCCGAATGTCTTCTCCCCGAACGGCGACGGGGTGAACGACAGCTTCGGCCCCATTTTCACCGGCGAACCGGCCGACTTCAGCATGGTGATCCGAAACCGTTGGGGTCAGGAGGTGTTCACATCCTCCAAGGCGAGCATCCGTTGGAACGGAAGGGCGGAAGGCGGGGTGTTGCCCTCAGGTACCTACTTCTGGACCATCCAATACGGCAACCGATCGAACGATGGAAGCCTTTCCCAGGAAAAGGAGAACGGCACGGTGACACTTTTAGGCGGTCATTGA
- a CDS encoding 4-hydroxy-3-methylbut-2-enyl diphosphate reductase: protein MRTFNIPTHYRSSLIGRLKAFRKVKDPKKKDLAPTLLDLGTVRFILARHFGFCYGVENAIEISYRALEDNPGKRIFLLSQMIHNPEVNEDLEGRGLRFIQDTHGQMLMDWDELKSDDIVIIPAFGTTLETEARLKALGIDPLKHNTTCPFVEKVWKRSAQLGESKHTVIIHGKAAHEETRATFSHTAMGSPAVIVKDMAETEELERIITGEIPLERFAELFGTHCTPGFDPAKDLQRIGVVNQTTMLATETQAIADHLKQVMLKKYGEAELNKHFADTRDTLCYATNDNQDATLELLKQEADLALVVGGYNSSNTSHIVELLERQFPTYFINGDKELLRSGEIEHFIYPAHKLKRTADWLPTKRPVTIVLTSGASCPDTLLDRVMLKVLDFVEGATDAETAVSALVENGPPQ, encoded by the coding sequence ATGCGCACCTTCAATATCCCCACGCACTACCGTTCAAGCCTCATCGGTCGCTTGAAGGCCTTTCGCAAGGTAAAGGACCCGAAGAAAAAGGACCTCGCCCCCACCCTGCTGGACCTCGGTACGGTGCGCTTCATCTTGGCCCGTCATTTCGGCTTTTGCTACGGTGTGGAAAACGCCATCGAGATCAGCTACAGGGCCTTGGAGGACAACCCCGGCAAGCGGATCTTCCTGCTGAGCCAGATGATCCACAACCCGGAGGTGAACGAGGACCTCGAAGGGCGCGGCTTGCGCTTTATCCAAGACACCCACGGGCAGATGCTCATGGACTGGGACGAGCTGAAAAGCGACGACATCGTGATCATTCCCGCCTTCGGCACCACGTTGGAGACGGAGGCCCGGCTGAAAGCGTTGGGCATCGACCCGCTGAAGCACAACACCACCTGCCCCTTCGTGGAGAAAGTGTGGAAGCGAAGCGCACAGCTTGGTGAATCAAAGCACACCGTGATCATCCACGGGAAGGCAGCGCACGAGGAAACGCGCGCCACCTTCAGCCACACGGCCATGGGCTCACCGGCAGTGATCGTGAAGGACATGGCGGAAACGGAAGAACTGGAGCGCATCATCACCGGCGAAATACCCTTGGAACGCTTTGCGGAACTGTTCGGCACCCACTGCACGCCCGGCTTCGACCCGGCCAAGGACCTGCAACGCATCGGAGTGGTGAATCAGACCACCATGCTGGCCACGGAGACCCAGGCCATCGCCGACCACCTCAAGCAGGTGATGCTGAAAAAGTATGGCGAAGCCGAGCTGAATAAACATTTTGCCGACACGCGCGACACGCTTTGCTACGCCACCAACGACAACCAGGACGCCACGCTTGAATTGTTGAAGCAAGAGGCCGATCTCGCCTTGGTCGTTGGCGGCTACAACAGCAGCAATACCAGCCACATCGTGGAACTGCTGGAGAGGCAATTTCCCACCTATTTCATCAATGGCGACAAGGAATTACTGAGATCCGGCGAGATCGAACACTTCATTTATCCGGCGCACAAGTTGAAGCGCACGGCGGATTGGTTGCCCACGAAAAGACCTGTCACCATTGTGCTCACCAGCGGCGCCAGTTGCCCGGACACCTTGCTGGACCGGGTGATGCTGAAAGTGTTGGACTTTGTGGAGGGAGCGACGGACGCGGAAACCGCTGTGAGCGCATTGGTGGAGAACGGTCCTCCGCAATGA
- a CDS encoding sensor histidine kinase: MRSTLIPALVLVLLASTALDGHASPSPLDDATQELGRLQTQVKAAETIGRKDLVVKELRQLRNYQTRYGALDSAMRTSLRIVSMTGATTDRTAMAEDWQALARLGRNTGDLSQAVAAAKRAVLILKTTVDRERRNSATLELLDLLLEAKRYTEFNHLSEEALLNFRTERDLAGQAEVLYWQGQCLIGEGRAADALSLLHLALRNRGAIRDDKVTAKILFALARANAEIAEWAPARAAMEEALRLDPQAPKSVPGLHGLCASIDEGVGDLPAALHCLQQERFVKDSLTSAGIAERMTRIQAMYAVRAKDKAVEELHELNRALTLQLADKRTTTRWALMACAGLSVGMLVLLMLRGMRSSTMRRVRLRNAVIVRQADEIQARSTELEKQNLHLSQALVRDGNNRQQGAGQDFLAGNGIQLMDLLVRTQKENTDNEGLAAAIDALHGRVRAMALVNENLGKEGTRGRLHLKAHFASLADMLLRERGLLDRTMVDLDISGEDAFMQDLLPLSLLVNELLQISLAHASGMNTRSRITISLRRLGEHQCELLYSDTNGSITKDHIHNGSVGADLVQALARTLDGTIMLLKGEATTFQLTYQPGTAMELRRAS, translated from the coding sequence ATGAGATCCACCCTCATCCCGGCATTGGTCTTGGTCCTCTTGGCAAGTACCGCATTGGACGGACATGCATCCCCAAGCCCTTTGGATGATGCCACCCAAGAACTTGGTCGTTTGCAGACCCAAGTAAAGGCGGCAGAGACGATCGGGCGTAAGGACCTTGTGGTAAAGGAATTGCGCCAGTTGCGGAACTACCAGACCCGGTACGGCGCCCTGGATTCCGCCATGCGCACCTCACTTCGGATCGTGAGCATGACCGGAGCCACAACGGACAGGACCGCCATGGCAGAGGATTGGCAAGCCTTGGCCCGCTTGGGCCGGAACACAGGGGATCTTTCCCAAGCCGTGGCAGCTGCCAAGCGGGCGGTCTTGATCCTGAAGACGACAGTGGACAGGGAGCGGAGGAATTCTGCGACACTGGAACTCTTGGACCTTCTGCTGGAAGCCAAGCGGTACACCGAGTTCAACCACCTGAGCGAGGAAGCCCTGCTCAACTTCCGGACCGAAAGGGACCTTGCAGGCCAAGCCGAGGTACTCTATTGGCAAGGCCAGTGCCTCATCGGGGAAGGGCGGGCGGCCGATGCGCTCTCGTTGCTCCATTTGGCCTTGCGCAATCGGGGTGCCATCAGGGACGACAAGGTGACCGCCAAGATCCTTTTCGCCTTGGCACGGGCCAACGCTGAGATCGCCGAATGGGCACCTGCCCGGGCGGCCATGGAAGAAGCGCTCCGGCTGGACCCGCAGGCCCCGAAGTCCGTACCAGGGCTGCACGGGCTTTGCGCCTCGATCGATGAAGGCGTGGGCGACCTTCCGGCAGCACTACATTGCTTGCAACAGGAGCGCTTCGTGAAGGATTCCCTCACTTCGGCAGGCATTGCGGAACGGATGACGCGGATCCAGGCCATGTACGCAGTACGCGCAAAAGATAAAGCCGTGGAAGAGCTGCACGAATTGAACCGGGCACTCACATTGCAGTTGGCCGACAAGAGGACCACTACCCGTTGGGCATTGATGGCCTGTGCCGGCCTTTCGGTCGGTATGCTTGTGCTGCTCATGTTGCGGGGGATGCGGTCCTCCACCATGCGGCGCGTCCGGTTGAGGAACGCGGTCATCGTTCGGCAAGCCGACGAGATCCAGGCCCGGAGCACGGAACTCGAAAAGCAGAATCTCCATCTGTCCCAAGCTCTGGTCCGCGACGGGAATAATCGGCAGCAAGGAGCCGGGCAGGACTTCCTTGCCGGGAACGGGATCCAACTGATGGACCTGTTGGTGAGGACCCAGAAGGAGAACACCGACAACGAGGGGCTGGCCGCCGCCATCGATGCCCTTCACGGAAGGGTCCGGGCAATGGCGTTGGTCAATGAAAATCTGGGTAAGGAAGGGACCCGGGGAAGGCTTCATCTGAAGGCGCACTTCGCATCACTGGCCGACATGCTCCTTCGGGAAAGGGGGCTCTTGGACAGAACAATGGTCGATCTGGACATTTCAGGCGAAGATGCCTTCATGCAAGATCTGCTTCCCTTGAGCCTGCTTGTGAACGAACTGCTGCAGATCAGTTTGGCTCATGCTTCGGGAATGAATACCCGGAGCCGTATCACCATTTCCCTCCGGCGCTTGGGTGAACACCAATGTGAATTACTCTATTCCGACACCAACGGTTCCATAACAAAAGACCATATCCACAATGGCTCGGTGGGTGCTGACCTGGTGCAGGCTTTGGCCAGAACGTTGGACGGCACGATCATGCTCCTGAAGGGCGAGGCCACCACATTCCAGCTCACCTATCAACCGGGGACGGCCATGGAGCTGCGCAGAGCTTCCTGA
- a CDS encoding peptidylprolyl isomerase: MQIPTILASMALIFACGSGPATAVLTDQTAVVEPVTQPQQPAKAVENKDLGEGLFAEFNTSKGTIVCQLEYAKIPMTVANFVALAKGEQKNSAKGADVPYYDGIVFHRVIPNFMIQCGDPTGTGRGGPGYVFPDEFDPSLKHDKPGILSMANAGPGTNGSQFFITHVPTPWLDGMHTIFGHVVSGQDVVDAIQQGDSITTLKIIANGADAKAFDEKKVLEADKAKFQAR; encoded by the coding sequence ATGCAAATCCCCACGATCCTCGCCTCCATGGCCCTGATCTTCGCATGCGGCTCAGGCCCTGCAACAGCCGTATTAACCGACCAAACTGCCGTCGTAGAACCCGTTACGCAACCCCAACAACCTGCAAAAGCCGTGGAAAACAAAGATCTGGGCGAAGGACTCTTCGCCGAATTCAACACCTCGAAAGGCACGATCGTTTGTCAACTCGAGTACGCAAAAATCCCCATGACCGTGGCCAACTTCGTGGCTTTGGCAAAGGGTGAGCAGAAGAACAGCGCGAAAGGCGCCGACGTGCCGTACTACGACGGTATCGTGTTCCACCGTGTGATCCCCAATTTCATGATCCAATGCGGGGACCCCACCGGCACGGGCAGGGGAGGCCCCGGCTACGTGTTCCCGGACGAGTTCGATCCCAGCCTGAAGCATGATAAGCCCGGCATCCTCAGCATGGCGAACGCAGGACCAGGCACCAACGGAAGCCAGTTCTTCATCACGCACGTGCCCACACCTTGGCTTGATGGTATGCACACCATCTTCGGTCATGTGGTCAGTGGCCAGGACGTGGTGGACGCCATCCAACAGGGCGATTCCATCACGACCTTGAAGATCATTGCCAACGGCGCGGACGCCAAGGCATTCGACGAGAAGAAAGTGCTGGAGGCCGACAAGGCCAAGTTCCAGGCCCGTTAA
- a CDS encoding DEAD/DEAH box helicase, with protein MIYIRASSAEAGTFLYSTLETTAPVTDFQALGLDPGLLDGLQAMGIRTPTPIQAQAIPAVMDGRDLIACAQTGTGKTAAFLLPLIEVIFGYKPKVESSVRALIVVPTRELALQIDQQMQAIAYFTPITSMPVYGGSDGASFDQQKAALSGGTEVIVATPGKLLSHLNLGYVSIEGLEFLVLDEADRMMDMGFIDDINRIIKFLPKERQTLMFSATMAPPIRELAKNILHDPVEISIALSKPAEGVKQEAYVVHEPQKAPMMEDILKTNEASSIIIFAGRKVEVKNLARHLHKRGFNAQAMHSDLEQAEREQVMLDFRNRKLRILVATNVVSRGIDIDDIDLVINYDVPQDPEDYVHRVGRTARASKKGQAITFVTEKDMREFGKIEALIGYPVQKMPLPERFGEGPEYRAEGVKRSRSGSNGNRRGPGGGQRGGNSGGGRKPGGSGHGRR; from the coding sequence ATGATCTACATTCGCGCCTCATCCGCCGAAGCAGGCACATTCTTGTACAGCACGTTGGAAACTACCGCACCGGTCACCGATTTTCAAGCCCTTGGCCTCGACCCCGGCCTATTGGACGGCCTTCAGGCCATGGGCATTCGCACTCCCACCCCGATACAGGCGCAGGCCATACCCGCCGTAATGGACGGCCGCGACCTCATCGCCTGCGCTCAGACCGGAACGGGCAAGACCGCCGCTTTCCTGTTGCCGTTGATCGAGGTGATCTTCGGGTACAAGCCCAAAGTGGAGAGTTCCGTCCGAGCGCTCATCGTGGTCCCCACACGTGAACTGGCCCTGCAGATCGACCAGCAGATGCAGGCCATCGCCTACTTCACCCCCATCACGTCCATGCCCGTCTACGGGGGCAGCGACGGTGCTTCATTCGACCAGCAGAAAGCAGCTCTGAGCGGAGGTACCGAAGTGATCGTGGCCACGCCCGGAAAACTGCTCAGCCACCTGAACCTCGGCTACGTCTCCATCGAGGGCCTGGAGTTCCTCGTGCTGGATGAGGCGGACCGGATGATGGACATGGGCTTCATCGACGACATCAACCGCATCATCAAGTTCCTCCCGAAGGAGCGGCAAACATTGATGTTCAGCGCCACCATGGCCCCACCCATCCGGGAGCTGGCAAAGAACATCCTCCACGACCCCGTGGAGATCTCCATCGCGCTGAGCAAACCCGCCGAAGGCGTCAAGCAGGAGGCCTATGTGGTACACGAGCCGCAGAAGGCACCGATGATGGAGGACATCCTGAAGACCAACGAGGCATCAAGCATCATCATTTTCGCCGGCCGCAAGGTGGAGGTGAAGAACCTCGCACGGCACCTGCACAAGCGTGGCTTCAACGCCCAAGCCATGCACAGCGATCTGGAGCAAGCTGAGCGCGAGCAGGTGATGCTGGACTTCCGCAACCGCAAACTGCGCATCCTCGTGGCCACCAATGTAGTGAGCCGCGGCATCGACATCGACGACATCGACTTGGTCATCAACTACGACGTGCCGCAGGACCCCGAGGACTATGTGCACCGTGTGGGCCGTACGGCGCGCGCCTCGAAGAAGGGACAGGCGATCACCTTCGTGACCGAGAAGGACATGCGCGAGTTCGGCAAGATCGAAGCACTGATCGGATACCCGGTGCAGAAGATGCCCCTGCCGGAACGGTTCGGCGAGGGTCCGGAGTACCGGGCCGAGGGTGTAAAGCGCTCCAGGTCCGGATCCAACGGAAACCGCCGCGGTCCCGGAGGCGGGCAACGCGGCGGAAATTCCGGTGGCGGTAGAAAGCCCGGGGGTAGCGGGCACGGCCGGCGTTAA
- a CDS encoding (d)CMP kinase, producing MRRINIAIDGFSSCGKSTLAKQLAHHLGYTYIDSGAMYRAIALYVIENGLVVEGKLDKPNLLRVLDKIDISFKHDDATQRSETWLDGHNVEHRIRGMEVSRHVTLVSPVPEVRAKLVQIQRALGKDGGVVMDGRDIGTVVFPRAEVKLYMTARPEVRAQRRYLELVGRGVEIDYASVLENIERRDDDDTKREADPLLKAPDALEIDNSDLTATEQFDLALGFVVKTIGVVAEA from the coding sequence ATGCGTCGCATCAATATCGCCATAGACGGCTTCAGCAGCTGCGGAAAAAGCACGCTTGCGAAACAATTGGCGCATCACTTGGGCTACACCTACATCGACAGCGGGGCCATGTACCGGGCCATTGCGCTTTACGTGATCGAGAACGGCCTGGTGGTCGAAGGCAAACTGGACAAGCCCAACCTGCTGCGGGTGCTGGACAAGATCGACATCAGCTTCAAGCACGACGACGCCACGCAGCGTAGCGAGACCTGGCTCGATGGCCACAATGTGGAGCACCGGATCCGTGGCATGGAAGTGAGCAGACATGTCACGCTGGTAAGCCCGGTGCCGGAAGTTCGGGCCAAACTGGTCCAGATCCAACGGGCCTTGGGAAAGGACGGCGGCGTGGTGATGGACGGCCGAGACATTGGAACGGTGGTCTTTCCAAGGGCAGAAGTGAAACTCTACATGACGGCCCGGCCGGAGGTCCGCGCCCAGCGCCGTTATTTGGAACTGGTAGGCCGGGGCGTGGAGATCGACTATGCCAGTGTGCTGGAGAACATCGAACGCCGTGACGACGACGACACCAAGCGCGAAGCCGACCCACTGCTAAAAGCCCCGGACGCCTTGGAGATCGACAACAGCGACCTCACCGCCACCGAGCAGTTCGACTTGGCCTTGGGCTTCGTGGTGAAGACGATCGGGGTGGTGGCGGAAGCATGA
- a CDS encoding 1-acyl-sn-glycerol-3-phosphate acyltransferase: MFRAFSHLALRLFGWRVIDHRPPGLGSAIYLVAPHTSNWDFFIGLFARSVARIEAKYLAKKSLFDPPVGWFFRATGGYPVDRSKSMHITDQVVEYFNTVPDFSIAITPEGTRKKVEAWKTGFWRIAKKADVPLVLTSFDYKRKEVTLSEPFRLGEDMDKDIVTLMDYFKPFKGKNDH; the protein is encoded by the coding sequence ATGTTCAGGGCATTCTCCCATTTGGCGCTCCGGCTTTTCGGTTGGCGGGTCATTGATCATCGGCCGCCGGGCCTTGGCAGCGCGATCTACCTCGTGGCCCCACATACCAGTAACTGGGATTTCTTCATCGGCCTATTTGCGCGGAGCGTGGCCCGGATCGAAGCGAAATATCTGGCGAAGAAGTCCTTGTTCGATCCCCCCGTAGGCTGGTTCTTTCGGGCGACGGGCGGTTATCCGGTTGACCGGTCCAAAAGCATGCACATCACCGACCAAGTGGTGGAATACTTCAACACCGTCCCCGACTTTTCCATCGCGATCACCCCGGAAGGAACACGCAAGAAGGTGGAGGCTTGGAAGACCGGGTTCTGGCGGATCGCGAAAAAGGCGGATGTGCCCTTGGTGCTCACCTCTTTCGACTACAAGCGCAAGGAGGTCACGCTTAGTGAGCCTTTCCGTTTAGGGGAGGACATGGACAAGGACATCGTCACGTTGATGGATTATTTCAAACCGTTCAAGGGAAAGAACGATCATTGA
- the rpsA gene encoding 30S ribosomal protein S1, giving the protein MSSVENNKVVFAEPPADFDWDALENTAPEETAERAKVEKRYEDTLSSISEKEVLMGTIVGLNKKEAVINIGYKSEGVVPLSEFRYKPDLAIGDKVEVYIEKQEDKSGQMIISHKTARVHNAWGKVNGAMETNEIITGYVKCRTKGGLIVDVFGIEAFLPGSQIDVKPIRDYDQYVGKNMEFKVVKINQEFKNVVVSHKALIEAEIEAQKKQIIGGLEKGQVLEGTVKNITSYGVFVDLGGVDGLVHITDLSYGRVSHPEEVVKLDDKINVVILDFDDEKRRIALGLKQLSPHPWDSLDPNLNAGDKVTGKVMVITDYGAFVEVASGVEGLLHVSEMSWSQHLRSPKDFLKEGQEVEVQVLNIDREERKMSLGMKQLAADPWADIEFKYPVNSRHTAKVRNFTHFGIFAELEEGVDGLIHISDLSWTKRVKHPSDFCKIGDEVEVQVLEVDKENRRLSLGHKQVEENPWEVFADTFKVGSDHEGTITSRAGSNFIVALPYGVEGSVALKHLKKEDGSKANVEDKLQFKVLEFNGDARRIVLSHTRTFEEGDDAVVAAPAKRGSRKGSDEHGGGQSPSVRSVNEKVEKSRLGDLSVLSDLKNAMETTERTGKSKRKPSREEDEDDMDMEG; this is encoded by the coding sequence ATGTCATCAGTAGAGAACAACAAGGTCGTCTTCGCCGAACCGCCCGCGGATTTTGATTGGGACGCCCTCGAAAACACCGCTCCTGAGGAAACCGCTGAGCGGGCCAAGGTGGAAAAGCGGTATGAGGACACCCTCAGCAGCATCTCCGAGAAGGAAGTGCTGATGGGAACCATCGTTGGCCTGAACAAAAAGGAGGCGGTGATCAACATCGGATACAAGAGCGAGGGGGTTGTGCCCTTGAGCGAGTTCCGTTACAAGCCCGACCTCGCCATCGGCGACAAGGTGGAGGTGTACATCGAGAAGCAGGAGGACAAGTCCGGCCAGATGATCATCTCCCACAAGACCGCGCGCGTCCACAATGCCTGGGGCAAGGTGAACGGTGCGATGGAGACCAACGAGATCATCACGGGCTACGTGAAGTGCCGCACCAAGGGCGGCCTCATCGTGGACGTGTTCGGCATCGAGGCTTTCCTGCCCGGCAGCCAGATCGACGTGAAGCCTATCCGCGACTACGATCAGTACGTGGGCAAGAACATGGAGTTCAAGGTCGTGAAGATCAACCAGGAGTTCAAGAACGTGGTGGTCTCGCACAAGGCATTGATCGAAGCGGAGATCGAAGCACAGAAGAAGCAGATCATCGGCGGCCTCGAGAAAGGCCAAGTGCTGGAAGGCACCGTGAAGAACATCACCAGTTATGGTGTGTTCGTGGATCTCGGCGGCGTGGACGGCCTGGTCCATATCACCGACCTGAGCTACGGCCGCGTGAGCCATCCGGAGGAGGTGGTGAAACTCGACGACAAGATCAACGTGGTGATCCTCGACTTCGACGACGAGAAGCGCCGCATCGCACTCGGACTCAAGCAGCTCAGTCCGCATCCTTGGGATTCTTTGGACCCCAACCTCAATGCCGGGGACAAGGTCACCGGCAAGGTGATGGTGATCACCGACTACGGCGCGTTCGTGGAGGTGGCCTCCGGCGTGGAAGGCCTGCTGCACGTGAGCGAGATGAGCTGGAGCCAGCACTTGCGCAGCCCGAAGGACTTCCTCAAGGAAGGCCAGGAGGTGGAGGTGCAGGTCCTCAACATCGACCGCGAAGAGCGCAAGATGAGCCTCGGTATGAAGCAACTTGCTGCCGATCCCTGGGCCGACATCGAATTCAAGTACCCCGTCAATTCACGCCACACCGCCAAAGTGCGCAACTTCACCCACTTCGGCATCTTCGCCGAGTTGGAGGAGGGCGTGGACGGCCTCATCCATATCAGCGACCTGAGCTGGACCAAGCGGGTTAAGCATCCCAGCGACTTCTGTAAGATCGGTGACGAGGTCGAGGTACAGGTGTTGGAGGTGGATAAGGAGAACCGCCGCCTCAGTCTCGGCCACAAGCAAGTGGAGGAGAATCCGTGGGAGGTCTTTGCGGACACGTTCAAAGTGGGCAGTGACCACGAGGGTACCATTACCAGCCGTGCCGGCAGCAACTTCATTGTTGCGTTGCCTTATGGTGTGGAAGGCAGCGTAGCCTTGAAGCACTTGAAAAAAGAGGACGGCAGCAAGGCCAACGTGGAGGACAAGCTCCAGTTCAAGGTGCTGGAGTTCAATGGCGATGCCCGTCGCATCGTGCTCAGCCACACCCGTACCTTCGAGGAGGGTGACGACGCCGTGGTGGCAGCCCCTGCAAAGCGCGGAAGCCGCAAAGGCTCAGATGAACATGGAGGAGGCCAAAGCCCCAGCGTTCGCAGTGTGAACGAAAAGGTGGAGAAATCCCGGCTTGGGGACCTGAGCGTTCTCAGCGACCTGAAGAATGCAATGGAAACCACTGAGCGGACCGGTAAGAGCAAGCGCAAGCCAAGCCGCGAGGAGGACGAAGATGACATGGACATGGAGGGTTGA